CTGGGATTGTTTACTGACAGGTTTTCACTAGCTGAGCGTTTGGTTTTCGCTGGATGACTTCCACTGACTTCTGAATTATGAATGGTGAATAACTTGTGAGTGGGTGACTGCTGATGGGTGACTGTTTTGTTCCcgaaagtttctttttttatgtttttttttggaGCAAGATTATCGCTCATGTGATTCTGAGTTATGTTATTCTCTACGGTCTCTGTCGATAGTTCTATCGGTTCTGACTAGAAATTCTTCTAATGTTGTCAGGAACCCGTTTCTTGTTTTTCGGTGCTTCCGTTGCATTTGGAAGTGATATAGAAAtttgttatcatttttattattcaggaTGTGATTAATGGTTTTGTGAAAACACTTGGTATTAAACACGttgttataattttccaaTAGATTAGAGTCATACTGCCCTTTCctgttttttatgataataaattgttatcgCGCACTCGGGCGTTACCACGACTTCGCGAGAGTCGTTGAGGCAGTATGCCCTAGTGATTGTCGTTGTGTAGACGATTAATCTTAAAGTTCCGCGGAAGGAAAGAATCGTGCAATCGAGACGACGTAACAATTGACTTACGTGTCATTATTCTTGGAAGATCTAAATCTTGAAAGCTTTTCTTAGCTTTTTCCAACCCAGCTAAAATGTTGTGCAAAATTGTCAGTAAacctcttttttaaatattgcgtATCATTATGTGTGTAGAATTGGTCTAGTGACATTTTGCAAAAACAttctaaacaaaataaaaactgaaagaCAAATAGTAATGCAACGCAGAATATGCATcagtcttatattatattataaatataagagatcagtcttattgatatattttcttatcacatCTACTTATTATGTTTGTATTtctcatcttcttcttcaacttcatataatcttaataaaaattcgatttctAATTTTGCTCGTGATTTATAAGAGAGCCTATGTAAACCTTTTGCCAAACGTGACACGAATCCATCTATAGGACTTGCTCCTGTATTTTGTGTCAAAGAATGAAGAAGAACTTCTTCGTATTCATCCAAGtcaattctctttctctctgcaaaaagaaaataaagaagtatataaattaattatttattcgctAATGAAAGTTGCATATAaacattgaataataaattgaatgaaacACTAACTTGATTTCGATGATGTTAAAGAGATAgcgatgtaaaattattattgataggAGTAAGAATATTATCATCTCCATTAAAGTTACAATTTGTTGATGTGAAAGGAATGCTGTTACTTCTGCTGCTATTGGATAAGTTGGAAGCTTGCCCTTTAGATGATTTTTGTAAGCATGTTACAgttctaaaataaatgttagaaTAAtactacaaaataattatcattatttctgAACTTACTCTCGATATTCCGTGTATCATTTAAGAAAGTCATTATATCATAGTGATGAAAAGAtggttttatttcataatccTTTGGTATAGCCATTGTACCACTCTTTTGCACAACCCtttgtttctctttaaatGTCTTTCTTGCTTTTCTATAACAGTCTTTTAAAAAGGTCTATCGTTTTTCTACTTCAGTAGCAGTATAAAAACCTACAATAtacaatgtaattaatatgtaattacatatgtatttatatttatatacagaaaatcctgcaaataaataaacttatataaataaatgaatataaatattaccttTCAAATTATCTGCtacaatttgaatataaaatccaaattatagcagaacttaaaataatcaaaatatatttaaaaaattattactgtaCTCaccgaattttatatttgatacgtacaataataaacagatatataaatatagaataaatttaaaaattcgaaaacaactattttttaaatagagatttttataagatttatataaaagtcgtCTTTCTGAATCTCTCTTGTCCAAActgttcaaataaatttattttgtcccCTAATGTTATTACAATCTGTTACTAGAACATTCAGTAATAGGTTGATGATAGTTCATGTCTTGCGCGGTATATGTCCAATGACACACTCTACATTACAATTGTACATTATGTGTGTACTCTTTATGTGAgtgaaattttcatataaagattaaatctgCCGGTATTTTGCGCTTTAGTCTACGAACACGTTTCCCAGTCATGAGCTTGGTGACCAGAATGTTGGGGTGACCACCCAGTCTGGTTTTATGTTTATACGCTGCTTTGTTGATTTCCTCCTTGATCGTAGGTATGCCTAAGTCTCGGTGCAGGATTTCGTTTGTGATGTACCATGGTGCATCAACGATGATTCTCAGTTTTTTAGACTGTTTTCTTGTTCAATACATGTATCTAATTTTACTGTACGATTAACAAAGATTGTTGGAATGGCATTGCTCTTCAGACgacgtttattatttaattttttctcccACATCTCTGAAAAATGggcctgaaaaaaatattaaatattcttataacaacaataatatatttagtatatttacttttattttataataaaaaaaagattacatttttctatttaattagtttcaaatatttttaattgcaagaggaattttttttttaaagtagaaCATGAAAAGAAACTTAGAAACAAAGAacatattacttatttttctaGACACACAGatagaaaattatgtttattttaattacatgacACAATGTTGAATTTGGTCCAGGAACCCAGTCCAGGCGATTCATAGTTTCagttcaaatttttcttcttttttcttctcgtgAAAATCTATACATTTGATACCTTTTCgttgatgaatttttacaataatcgGTACTGCGACCTGGCATCTTCTTTCtgcaaacaaaaattaaaaagtgatcttataaataataatacaggttatataataatatcaactaTTATATTGACAGACATTAATTCTGTTCCGTTATGTTGAATCCGCGAGGATGGAATTGGAAAAGCTCACGCAGCTCGCGCGTATCCATGGTGAGGAGCGCGAGATCACGCGCGGTCGCATCAATATCGGGTCGATGGTGCCATCCTTTGGCGGTCCTCGAATCCTACTCAAGCCGCGAAACGCGCAAAGCAGACGCATTAGTCCAATTAGGCGGCGCACGTGATCTCGCGTTGCTCCAATGATCGCGACGCCTTGTCGGCGTGTCAAAGATCGATTGGCCGATTTGATCGATAGTAAATTGTTTCCGGGTTCTCCTCAGAAAAGGACCGTTGTTCTTATAGAGAACGTTCTCGATTGAGTCAGAGTCCGCACGCGTTAAAAAAGCAAGTCACGTTAAGCAGAGACTGACTCCGAGAGACATATCGGAGACTGCTGCTCGCGCCTTGGCGAAGTGTTGTTTCGCCCCCGCGACAGCACGcaattattacgaataaacGTGAGTGCAATAACTAACAACATCTGTGTCGTTTCTTTTCGTGTGTCACAACCTCGTGCTTTACCTTCCTCTCGGGAGAGATCCGATCCCGCGAAAATTCCCGcacaaatttaaatgaaaaaattaaaagttgtttagatgtaaaaaatttgggtaaatattgacaataacgGACCCAGCACCGATtaccttgaccttgacatatgttatcCTCCTGAGTGACGTTCAGActgttttagccgtcgctccttatttattaaaaagttattaacaaaaaaagtatagaaaatatagcagctattttgaatattaagagGCATAAATgagtaatattgatataaaactgatacatatatgaacaaaaataaatctagaGCAGTGAATCGTTGCTCTAtagaagttttttattataaatacaaattataaattaaattataaattaaatacaattattttcataacacacatcacacacacacacacacacacgcacgcacgcacgcacgcacgcacgcacgcacgcacgcacgcacgcttGCACGGAGAGGGGGTGCAAGGAGGGCCTCTGGCCCTTCTCCTCTCGCACCcaccccgtccacctcgcttcgcgtaaaaagttgcaaacccaagtgaactttgctttgtcttgcaacgtacatGCTACGTACGTGCAatgtacgttgcaagacaaagcagAGTCCActtgggtttgcaactttttatgcgaagcgaggtggacgggaGGGGAAGAGCCGGAGCCCCCCTTTGCATCCccccccgtgtgtgtgtgtgtgtgtggccACAACGAAAAAGTGTGAGTTAAATGTACTTGTCGATCATATAGTATGCGGACACGATGTATTCTTGCTAATGTAAACACAGAGACGATTCATACGAAAACATAAACACGTAAATATCACGAGATATATTTCTCAGTTATTTCTCATTCGTCACTGTGTCAAGTCATAAAATTTGCTAGCGTTAAAAAGTTCAAGATGttacatgaatttttacatcttacatataataagcAGTAGCTTTTACAGtatttatgtgaaaaaaagtataatttttgaaactttttttgttaataactttttaataaaaaacgagcgacggctaaaaccttctAAAGGTCACTCAGGAgggtgaccttgacaacatgtGTTAAGGTCAAGGTGATCGGGACTAGGTCtgttattgtcaatatttaccaaaatttgtacaattaatgtaattttaaagtttccttcttaaattataataattaaaaaatgaaaaaaattttttgttaaaagaaaaattttttatatattaacaattatcaggtaataaaaaatagttttacaatattttgctaatttcATGAGAGATGTAAGTACATAAGTATTGCaagatttaagaaattaagtattaatatgacctaaatataatttaatattaatatgatatatttataaatactcaACTCATCttacaaatgtttaatttcatATGGATAAAATTTGCATGCTTCCAGGTATATATGTGCATTCTACAATGGGTTGCAAATGTCTCGTTGCCAGAGCCGTGTAATTCAATTAGCGTCAAGTTAGCTTGGATCTTTGGATCGTACGGCTTTTACAACTGGCAACAAGACATTTACAATTGTAggtatttatttagttaagaccctttagatatttatttacttaagaCGAAAGAAAAGATTGATATGATTTACATTAttcagtttttaaaattatttaccaataaaacaaaataacatttacgaaaatacatttacaaaaatgtgaaGCTAATTGTTAGTATGAAGAAGTGATATTGTTACGTAAGAATCAGTCTGATTCatatatttcaacattaaacatttctttttgttgatgtttttttattgataatacttGTACAACAAAAAAAACAGTCAATATGTTCAATCAAAAAAACGTTATAAAcggaaaaaataaactataaaacaCGGCGTTACACACAACAACGTACGCGACAAAAAATGACGCACGATACATATTGAGCGACGTAGAGACTCATGGTTGAGAAAACGCgcgtatatgaaattaaaaaataattaaaacattttttcctaacacttttttatatcagtaAGTGAAAGTGTCATAATTTCTGAAAtagttgtatttaaaattaaatatatacccAGTTTTTCCGAAGCACagtaaataaagattttggatttaagaaatattttagacgAAAAAATAACATACTTTTCTCTTCAACTACatccaaaataaaaattacagaattatCATTGAGCAAAGAGCACTTATCATTTTCAGTTGttgcaattttgaaattttcatattaaatgtatgaaatttttttatttttatgaacaaCAATCGGATAATGTAAAATGGGATATTGTTTAATTGGTTGCTGTAATTCTTCAAATATACGATTTGATACTTCTTCTAAAGGCTTTCcacatgcatttttttaaatcttctgcatattattgaaattattaagacaatcaaaagtttttatatcattagCAATATGAATAAGATTATGCACATTATGTGAGATATTCTTTATCGTAAATAGTCCCGTAATTAGATACAAaccataataataatgaatgtgCGTAAGTaagaaatattgtacatatttgcAAATCAGCCATTATTCTTATCGCAATActaagagaaaggaaataattataaaaaaattggaggtaTGGCTGACTTCAAAATTACTATTCcagtatacaataaaaattgacgtaattCCGTAGCTTTCTATTTATCAATTTCATCTAAAGTTCTAGGCTTTCTGGCAAATTCTGATGGAATGcagtgtttaatatttattcaatattctgaatcgaattaatattttctgcatTTAATCTGTTTTGTTTATTTCCTCTAATCCATAATTGCAACAACCGTTTCATTAAACGGTCGTCTGTACGTAATGTGTTATTAATTTCAGGAAAAATTACTCTATTGTTTACACAAGTGCTTTCTTGTGCACATTTAGAACATGAAAATATCCCGTATGACCTTTCGTAAACGTAATAAATGATTTGGCCGGAGCATCACATAGTATTGCGTTAATTctcactttatattttttattgcagacAATTACGccattttcagaaaaaaaatataaattcgttaACAAAACTGGAGAGAAACTCATTTGCATCGCTCGGTTTACACATGCAATGATATATACCAATTACAAAtagtaatgtataaatatgaatatctttAATTGATGCCATGATAGGCCAAAATTTACCACCTGAACTTTTCTAAATTGATAAGccatctatatttatatttattttaattttatttgttctaataaaattgaaataaatttcaatggcTCGTTTCAGAGCAGAAATAAGGCcaaaatgtatataacgaCCATTactaatacattttatatttgcggATACGTTACGTGgtgtactaacaataagtaaaactCTAACATCACTAGGCAATTCTACATGACCatgttttcttaatattttaagtaactCATTAGCAGTATTGTGACAAATATTAcgttctataattatttaacttctGTAAATCTTCACGTAAACTTTGCTCGTTGTTGCATTTAGAAATATCTGTCAATGTAGGCAGATTATTTTGTGAGTCCGTACATTCTTTGTTGCTCTCAAACTGTGACTCTAATTCTTCCAATAATTCTGATAATTCTGATAATTCCGATAATTCTACTGATtggtttatattttcaaatgataTAGCATTTGTACAAACAGTTTTatctgaatttaaaaatctttatctttatcttaattaaaaactctacAGTTTTTGATAGTGGGATCACTTCCTGACGGATAGAATTCCATATAGCATTGCATATTTCACCTATAATGTGACTTATTGTCGATACTCCAGCAAGATAATGATACGACATTGAATGCATTGAATCATCAGTCgctaaatatctaaatatattaatttttttaatttatgacatAATACAGTTATAAATAAGGACAAACGAACCTCAATGTTATAAATAGTCGCTCTGCAGGAGGCAATGCTTCTCTAATCACGGTTTGTTTAGTGATTACAGGTGCCATTAAgtgtaataattctttaaattgcGTAGCTGTtatacgataataattttggAATTTTTCTGGTGTTAGTCTTGGCACAGACGCTTCTTcttcacatttattatatgtatatattttctatattgatatttttatttgtgacatgaaatattaatattgtatcgctcatctttaattctttctttttgttcgcaaattgtattaaatttttgttttttaacaattGTATTGTTAACCACTTCAGGTTTCGAATGCTTCATTGGCCTTCACATCATATTCTTTTTGTactatatacattttgattaattaatatcttccAACATTATTAGGGCTTGAACATAATGAAGGAATAAGgatttaaatctatatattatcataaattgaaaatttattaaaatttaaaaattgatttaagtAATCAAGAGAAAagtaactattatttttttattttgattaataatatttcaattattttttacttttaattttcaatctaaATCTATTCAGTGCATAAATATGggcgtaattattttatatttaattctttattcctttattttattatttgttcttattagtataatttcgtgtctttattgttttgttttttgtttttatagcTGGAGGCACACTAGCGTGCCATGTAACTAacttaattctatatatgatTGCGAAAGATAATTTTCCTTTGTCATTAATAGACAACGAAGgatttcaacaattaatgaagaCAGTCACTCCTTTGTATACACTACCAAGCAGAAAAACAATCACAAAGCTGTTGGAtgcaaaatatgaatttttaaaagacaaatttattaaaaatatacaaaaaactgCGTCTTTCACACTAACATGTCCTAATGATTGTTATTGTGTAGGCGGTTAATCTTAAAACTCAACGGAAGGAAGGAATTGTGCAGTCGGGACGACGTAACAATTGTTATAACAttgctatattattttctcaatatttctgaaatattaaactatattgcaaatttatggCTATACAATGTTTCTGTAACATTGTGctgcaatatacaatattgcaACGTTGTTGCAATGTTACTGTAATTTTTGGTACTGTATGGgctgtatgtaatattttttaatatgcataaatttataaatatttatatttaaaaaaatgtaactttaatatgtaattgttatataacaaatgttatgtaacatattacatttatgagtgggaaataataatataacagtaatatatcaataacacTCATGCAATATTACTTGTAACAATcagttttataacatttacgttacatttatataacagtATTTTGTGGgtacttataatattataactttttctaTGTGGGACTGTCACTCAGAGTTGTAAGTGAATGTTCTAAATATgtgttatttttactttttattctgcttgagcgatttatttttgtattgacCATTTGTTGAGATGGTTGATCAACCATACGCTTTTCAAGACTGTCAGTCAGAGTTGTAAGTGAATGTTCTAACTATGTGTtatctttactttttattctgtttgagcgatttatttttgtattgacGGATTGTGTTGAAGATGATGTTGAATTTCCTGATGTTTCATCcttgtcatatttattattagattcatATTCAGATGATAACGGTGTGCCAACTGTATTTTCAATTTGCTGTGTATTATTTTCCTAAATATTTGGATagaaacaaatacaaatatatattagacatatataagaattttatcaaaataaaataatacataattattatttagattaatgTTTGATACCTTTGAAATGTTAGATGGAATAGAGGGGTTCAAATTcaataaagaattttgtatattattatttgaactGGTTTGATGAATTGCATAAGTACAAGATGATATGTTACTTGTATTAATGCTATCAGAGTGAGATGTATTTGTTACATCAATTAATCGTTTCTTCACAGTTGAATTAGAGACATTTGAGTATGatctacaaattattattaagcaatattataatatatgatagataataatagatgtaatagatattataaatggTAGGTTACTttactttttatcatatattctgtatattaattaaatttaccttCTTCGTTTTATATGATTTGCCAAAAACaacaaattgttataaaatggaAATGGAGTTCGATGAGTAGCACCACTACCACTTCGTGTTTCAGCTTCGCGAAGTCTTTGTTCCTTTGAAAATCGATCACGTAAACGTAGCCATCGATTTTGACAACTTgcaactaaaattaaataattactattacatacatacaaacatatacatacttattaatattattattttgtttacaaagaaaaatttaaaaattaattatttataaatatcttacttGACATGTCCATTATTTTGGCAATTTCTCCCCAcgaattttctttcatatttgcatctttatattcttttaaagatGAGTTGTATAAATGTAGATAACCTCTAATTGCATCTATCAACAATTCATTACTTCTTTTTTCCAAAGTTCCCATTCCGGATTCATGTACATATTGTACATCATCCTCTTCAAAATCATTATCGTATGTACCATTATATTCgtgattgaaaattattattgttgaagtttaatttataaccTGTAAACGtctttatatgaatttaacgTTCTCATTGAATACAACATAACTTACAAAATGCTCATGATTGGTGGATTTAA
This sequence is a window from Anoplolepis gracilipes chromosome 10, ASM4749672v1, whole genome shotgun sequence. Protein-coding genes within it:
- the LOC140670242 gene encoding uncharacterized protein → MGTLEKRSNELLIDAIRGYLHLYNSSLKEYKDANMKENSWGEIAKIMDMSIASCQNRWLRLRDRFSKEQRLREAETRSGSGATHRTPFPFYNNLLFLANHIKRRRSYSNVSNSTVKKRLIDVTNTSHSDSINTSNISSCTYAIHQTSSNNNIQNSLLNLNPSIPSNISKENNTQQIENTVGTPLSSEYESNNKYDKDETSGNSTSSSTQSVNTKINRSNRIKSKDNT